The Manihot esculenta cultivar AM560-2 chromosome 11, M.esculenta_v8, whole genome shotgun sequence genome includes a region encoding these proteins:
- the LOC110625794 gene encoding wall-associated receptor kinase-like 8 codes for MALSQIIFTFALLLTIHPAIASPMAKPNCADHCGNITIPFPFGIGIGCYMDEWFEIECVTTSHPPKAFLRRINMELLGIDLQGGTAQITSPIITSNCSGKDEVLPVNLGGSSFFLSDSNIFIAIGCNTRALLTDNTPQLVGCDSTCFGHDDVDWQELLPKFTTTNSDVHWIQKYCNGYNCCQAVIPSFLQVFNASFQAIDSNQRKDGCKLAFLADGSAWVSQEKDAPVQFRIQLTWRINSSVWKYDDFETANCSMSYISFYKTGFLCSCEDGYEGNPYLQCKDINECKDPNYRSCPWITKCVNTPGAYKCVIDTLWIIIFGMCACFLVLFVVVLGSRWLCKSIKKRNNVRRRENFFKRMLQQQKFSSQGNVENAKIFGLKELEKATDHFNVNRIIGQGGQGTVYKGMLVDGRIVAVKKSRIENEEEFEHFINEVVILSQISHRNVVKLLGCCLETEVPLLVYEFISNGTLSRFLHDPDEEFQLSWEKRLQIAIEISEALAYLHSAAAVPIFHRDIKSKNILLDEKYRAKVSDFGISRSIALGQTHLTTNVQGTFGYLDPQYFHTRKFTEKSDVYSFGVVLVELLTGREPICSAMSQEFIGLATHFIQMMENDKMFDMLDPRIMEHCIKEEAMAVANLAKRCLNFHGKKRPSMKQVTMELEAISQNNLNAVQIQWNEIKCTLEDAAAASSSARSSFATSDALSIDTDPFISVS; via the exons ATGGCACTGTCTCAGATCATTTTCACTTTCGCACTATTGCTAACTATTCATCCGGCAATAGCATCACCAATGGCGAAGCCCAACTGCGCAGATCATTGCGGAAACATTACCATTCCATTCCCATTTGGAATAGGCATCGGTTGTTATATGGATGAATGGTTTGAGATTGAGTGTGTCACCACCAGCCATCCTCCTAAAGCATTTTTGCGCCGCATCAACATGGAGTTGCTGGGTATTGATCTCCAAGGCGGCACAGCTCAAATCACGAGTCCAATAATAACCTCCAACTGCTCCGGCAAGGATGAGGTCCTGCCCGTGAATTTGGGTGGAAGTTCTTTCTTCTTGTCTGATTCGAATATATTCATTGCAATCGGTTGCAACACCCGTGCTTTATTGACCGACAACACGCCCCAGCTCGTGGGGTGCGACTCAACATGCTTTGGCCATGACGATGTTGATTGGCAAGAATTGCTTCCTAAATTCACAACTACGAATTCAGATGTTCATTGGATACAGAAGTATTGCAATGGTTACAATTGCTGTCAGGCTGTGATACCTTCATTTCTTCAGGTTTTCAACGCAAGTTTCCAGGCTATAGATAGCAATCAACGCAAAGATGGCTGCAAATTGGCCTTTCTAGCAGACGGATCAGCATGGGTTTCTCAAGAAAAGGATGCCCCTGTTCAGTTTCGGATACAGCTAACTTGGAGGATCAATTCCAGTGTATGGAAATATGATGACTTTGAAACTGCAAATTGTTCTATGAGCTACATTTCTTTCTACAAGACAGGATTCCTATGTTCTTGCGAGGATGGCTACGAGGGCAATCCTTACCTTCAATGCAAAG ACATTAATGAATGCAAGGACCCAAATTATAGATCGTGTCCGTGGATCACAAAATGTGTTAATACTCCAGGAGCATATAAATGTGTGATAGATACATTATGGATTATCATCTTTG GTATGTGTGCTTGCTTTCTAGTATTGTTTGTGGTTGTTCTTGGCTCACGGTGGTTGTGCAAATCAATAAAGAAACGAAACAACGTTAGGAGGAGGGAGAATTTCTTCAAAAGAATGTTACAGCAACAAAAGTTTTCAAGTCAAGGCAATGTTGAGAATGCAAAGATCTTCGGTTTAAAAGAGTTGGAGAAGGCTACTGATCACTTCAATGTGAATAGAATTATAGGCCAAGGTGGCCAAGGTACTGTTTATAAAGGAATGTTAGTTGATGGAAGAATTGTTGCTGTTAAGAAATCCaggatagaaaatgaagaagaaTTTGAACATTTCATCAATGAAGTTGTCATTTTATCACAAATTAGTCACAGGAATGTGGTAAAGCTACTTGGGTGTTGCTTGGAGACTGAGGTTCCTCTGCTTGTCTACGAGTTCATCTCCAATGGAACACTTTCTCGGTTTCTTCATGACCCAGATGAAGAATTTCAATTATCTTGGGAAAAACGTCTGCAAATTGCCATAGAAATCTCAGAAGCTCTTGCTTATTTGCATTCTGCAGCAGCTGTGCCAATTTTTCATCGAGACATTAAGTCAAAAAACATACTCTTGGATGAAAAGTACAGAGCAAAAGTATCAGATTTTGGAATTTCAAGATCCATTGCCCTTGGCCAGACTCACCTAACCACTAACGTGCAAGGTACTTTTGGATACTTGGATCCACAATACTTTCACACAAGAAAATTTACAGAGAAAAGTGATGTGTATAGCTTTGGCGTAGTTCTTGTTGAGCTCTTGACTGGCCGAGAGCCGATTTGCTCTGCGATGTCCCAAGAATTCATTGGTTTAGCCACACATTTTATTCAAATGATGGAAAATGACAAAATGTTTGATATGCTTGACCCTCGAATTATGGAGCACTGCATCAAAGAAGAAGCCATGGCTGTTGCTAACCTTGCAAAAAGATGCTTGAACTTTCATGGAAAGAAACGACCTTCAATGAAACAAGTGACAATGGAGTTGGAGGCGATCTCCCAAAACAATTTGAAtgctgttcaaattcaatggaATGAAATTAAATGCACGCTTGAAGATGCTGCTGCTGCTTCTTCTTCAGCAAGGTCAAGTTTTGCTACTAGTGATGCTTTATCAATTGACACTGACCCATTTATTTCTGTTAGTTGA